The following proteins come from a genomic window of Rutidosis leptorrhynchoides isolate AG116_Rl617_1_P2 chromosome 10, CSIRO_AGI_Rlap_v1, whole genome shotgun sequence:
- the LOC139872185 gene encoding E3 ubiquitin-protein ligase XBAT32-like, whose amino-acid sequence MRFFSLMGNSFGCSASGERLVSAARDGDVQEAKALLEYNPRLARYSTFGVRNSPLHYSAAHGHHEIVSLLIESGVDINLRNYRGQTALMQACQYGHWEVVLTLVLYKANIHKADYLNGGTALHLAALNGNSRCIRILLADYVPSVSNFCELVNQRSRIEEFVSEFDEGSLYETINRPADGGVTALHMAALNGHVDSLQLLIDLGASVDEVTVEDGTTIDLIGAESTPLHYAACGGNAQCCQVLIARGANPDAENAKGWTALDVARSWHRDWLEDVLIEQPQNEAQASSPYLCLPLMSVVKIARECGWGDGTLSNCADPCAVCMENECAIAAEGCFHEFCTRCALYLCSTSSASGAAQGPPGSIPCPLCRQGIVSFKKLPSTRPLLGISRTSLPLSFFTCATLAEDVDNTSLDTTPLCKPDFPSPLRSSSCQPSIKLSSSLCMGGSDTTPSLSRSSVDGGRYGRSSFRRSTSFTTLRSWLCSLNQSVETAGGY is encoded by the exons ATGAGGTTTTTTAGCCTTATGGGGAATTCATTTGGATGCTCAGCATCTGGTGAACGCCTTGTTTCAGCTGCAAGAGATGGTGATGTTCAAgaagctaaagctttacttgaatataACCCTAGACTTGCTCGATATTCGACTTTTGGTGTTCGAAATTCGCCCCTTCATTACTCTGCAGCTCATGGCCATCATGAG ATCGTTTCGCTGTTAATTGAATCCGGAGTTGATATTAATCTCAGAAACTATCGTGGGCAG ACTGCTTTGATGCAAGCTTGTCAATATGGTCACTGGGAGGTTGTTTTGACTCTGGTTCTATACAAAGCAAAT ATCCATAAAGCTGATTATCTGAATGGAGGTACTGCATTGCACTTGGCTGCACTTAATGGGAATTCGAGATGTATTCGGATACTTTTGGCTGATTACGTCCCTAGTGTTTCTAATTTTTGTGAACTTGTTAACCAACGATCAAGAATTGAAGAGTTCGTTTCAGAATTTGATGAAGG ATCACTATATGAAACGATCAATAGACCTGCGGATGGAGGTGTGACTGCTCTTCATATGGCCGCATTAAATGGGCATGTTGATAGTTTACAGTTACTCATTGATTTGGGGGCTTCTGTAGATGAAGTCACTGTCGAAGACGGCACTACGATTGATTTGATTG GTGCGGAAAGTACACCTCTTCATTATGCTGCTTGTGGTGGAAATGCGCAATGTTGTCAA GTTCTGATAGCTAGGGGAGCTAATCCAGATGCTGAAAATGCAAAAGG ATGGACCGCTTTAGACGTTGCTCGTTCATGGCATAGAGACTGGCTTGAGGACGTTTTGATTGAACAACCACAGAACGAAGCTCAGGCTTCTTCCCCTTATTTGTGCCTTCCTCTTATGAGTGTTGTCAAAATTGCTAG GGAGTGTGGATGGGGCGATGGTACACTTTCAAATTGTGCAGATCCTTGTGCTGTTTGTATGGAAAACGAGTGTGCTATTGCTGCAGAAG GTTGTTTTCACGAATTCTGCACTCGATGTGCATTATATCTTTGTTCCACAAGTAGCGCCTCAGGTGCCGCCCAAGGGCCACCAGGTTCAATCCCGTGCCCTTTATGCCGCCAAGGAATAGTCTCATTCAAGAAGCTTCCAAGCACCAGACCACTCCTCGGGATATCACGAACAAGCTTACCGCTATCATTCTTCACTTGTGCTACTTTAGCTGAAGATGTCGACAACACTTCACTCGATACAACTCCCTTGTGCAAGCCCGATTTCCCATCTCCACTTAGATCTTCGAGTTGCCAACCATCGATTAAACTAAGCTCGAGTCTGTGCATGGGTGGTTCAGACACAACCCCATCATTGAGCCGGTCGTCGGTTGATGGTGGACGGTATGGGAGATCGAGTTTTCGGAGGTCGA